Proteins encoded by one window of Synechococcus sp. WH 7805:
- the cobN gene encoding cobaltochelatase subunit CobN, with protein MHRLTSLPGGDTDDPVAYVEQPSAEVLFLSSASTDLSALAGFLEGSPSKEWDGRIRALPLDALNHPAQIDHYLSNCTSLTRLIVVRLLGGRGHWSYGLDQCSLWESARTERRLLVLAGTADQDRELHSLGSLPEGFCDAMALLLREGGADNLDIWLSGLRWILESDPDRSGSQAPPLLTAVPTPDPDPYDWQEESGTRVGVLLYRAHRQSGDLLWCDALLNVLRQRGLSPRALWVSSLRDAAVQEAVQRMFSHQQVALVITTTSFASVQFSEAGLGAPLWDGLDCPVLQLLSSSRPRSSWLSSFQGLDPIDLSLQVVLPELDGRITTRIGAFREVLKADDRLCTAVKRLEPDSAGINWIADHALAWVDLQTTGASERRLTLLLANYPVRNGRLANGVGLDTPASCLNILRWLQDEGFDLGRQPLPQDSDALMAMILAGRTNDPESHLRPPLTHLPLETYLSWWSTLPQSARDVIERRWGQPRSAEDLDADGFAIHGIRFGKVTVLVQPSRGYDPEQLSDLHSPDLPPPHRYLAQYLWLRLVERCQLMIHVGKHGSAEWLPGKSVGLSASCAPSLALGPIPHLYPFIVNDPGEGSQAKRRGHAVIIDHLTPPLGRAGLHGSLLSLESLLDEYIEARQLGASRCRALEQQLSALLVELDWPGRPETLDAVSEFSHWSATLEQVETYLCELKEAQIRTGLHRLGELPSSTSLLELLIAIARAPVADRPGLTQWIARECKLSVDPWGDEDGLLLVDHDRTVLRALGAPACRRVSDAVEWFEGQAQRLLQRLLGLELEASGDASFALADPLIRVFEGPSLPAPLEFIRTDLWPRLQHCGTRERDALLAGISGRRVSSGPSGAPTRGRDDVLPTGRNFYSVDLRGLPTEAAWDLGRRSAEQLVELYELEHGEPLRHLALSVWGTATMRNGGEDIAQMFALLGVRPVWDGPTRRMVDLELIPLTLLERPRVDVTLRMSGLFRDAFPQLLGWVNRALTLVAGLNEPDSENPLAHLTRSEGPQSRLFGSAPGAYGAGLQALIDSGQWERRSDLGEAYLAWSSWRYDGDAVGHADRIGLEQALRSVQVVIHNQDNREHDLLDSDDYYQFQGGLAAAVEQAGGQTPSLLFADHSRRERLRIHGLEREIDKVVRSRLLNPRWIEGMQRHGYKGAFEMAASLDYLFAYDATTGAVPDWCYAQIAEHWLLDDDVQAFLQRVNPWALRDMAERLLEASHRKLWSNADDSLLKGIKALLLAAERRVECGGGLYE; from the coding sequence ATGCATCGTTTAACCAGTCTCCCCGGAGGCGATACCGACGATCCGGTTGCTTATGTCGAGCAGCCGAGCGCTGAAGTGCTTTTTCTCAGCAGTGCCAGTACGGATCTGTCTGCTCTGGCAGGATTTTTGGAGGGTTCTCCCTCGAAGGAATGGGATGGCCGGATTCGTGCACTCCCGCTCGATGCCCTGAACCATCCTGCACAGATCGATCACTACCTCTCAAATTGCACATCGCTCACACGCCTGATCGTTGTGCGCCTCCTCGGAGGACGGGGGCATTGGTCCTACGGATTGGACCAGTGCTCTCTCTGGGAATCCGCCAGAACTGAGCGGAGACTTCTCGTTCTTGCTGGAACCGCCGATCAGGATCGCGAGCTTCACAGCCTCGGATCACTTCCTGAAGGTTTCTGCGACGCCATGGCTCTTCTGCTCCGAGAGGGTGGAGCAGACAATCTGGACATCTGGCTGTCGGGTCTCCGTTGGATTCTCGAGAGCGATCCCGACCGATCGGGATCCCAGGCACCACCGTTGCTCACGGCAGTTCCCACTCCTGATCCTGATCCCTATGACTGGCAGGAGGAGTCGGGCACACGGGTCGGCGTGCTCCTCTACAGAGCGCATCGCCAGTCTGGTGATCTGCTCTGGTGCGATGCACTGCTGAACGTTCTTCGCCAGCGCGGACTCTCTCCCCGAGCTCTCTGGGTGAGCAGCCTCCGTGACGCCGCTGTGCAGGAGGCCGTCCAACGGATGTTCAGCCATCAGCAGGTTGCCCTGGTGATCACCACGACATCCTTCGCATCGGTTCAGTTTTCGGAAGCTGGTCTGGGCGCTCCGCTCTGGGACGGTCTCGATTGTCCAGTCCTTCAGCTCCTGAGTTCATCGCGTCCACGCAGTTCCTGGTTGTCGTCGTTTCAGGGTCTTGATCCCATCGATCTCTCTCTGCAGGTTGTTCTTCCTGAACTGGATGGGCGGATCACGACAAGAATCGGCGCTTTCCGTGAAGTGCTCAAAGCCGACGATCGGCTTTGCACGGCCGTGAAGCGACTCGAACCCGACAGCGCAGGGATCAACTGGATCGCTGACCATGCCCTCGCCTGGGTCGATCTTCAGACGACCGGTGCAAGTGAACGGCGCCTGACGCTCCTTTTGGCCAACTATCCAGTCCGCAATGGACGTTTGGCGAACGGTGTGGGGCTCGATACCCCAGCCAGTTGCCTGAACATCCTTCGCTGGCTGCAGGACGAGGGATTCGATCTTGGACGTCAGCCCTTGCCCCAGGATTCCGATGCTCTGATGGCGATGATTCTTGCCGGGCGGACCAACGATCCGGAGAGTCATCTCAGGCCTCCCCTGACCCACCTCCCGCTCGAGACCTATCTGAGCTGGTGGTCAACGCTTCCGCAATCGGCCCGTGACGTGATTGAACGCCGCTGGGGGCAGCCCCGTAGTGCTGAAGATCTCGATGCCGACGGATTCGCCATCCACGGAATCCGATTCGGAAAGGTCACCGTGCTGGTGCAACCGAGTCGTGGGTATGACCCGGAGCAGCTCAGTGATCTCCATTCACCGGATCTTCCTCCTCCCCATCGCTATTTGGCCCAATACCTCTGGTTGCGCCTTGTGGAGCGCTGTCAGCTGATGATCCATGTGGGCAAACATGGAAGTGCCGAGTGGTTACCGGGTAAGTCCGTCGGACTCAGCGCGTCGTGTGCCCCTTCCCTGGCCCTTGGTCCAATCCCCCATCTCTATCCCTTCATCGTCAACGACCCGGGTGAAGGATCCCAGGCCAAACGTCGCGGCCATGCCGTGATCATTGATCATCTGACGCCTCCGCTTGGCAGGGCTGGATTACACGGATCCCTGCTCTCTCTTGAATCACTGCTGGATGAGTACATCGAGGCGCGTCAGCTCGGCGCGTCCCGCTGCCGCGCTCTGGAACAACAACTCAGTGCACTGCTCGTTGAATTGGATTGGCCTGGTCGTCCTGAAACACTCGATGCGGTCTCCGAGTTCTCACACTGGAGCGCAACCCTTGAGCAGGTCGAAACCTATCTCTGCGAGCTGAAGGAAGCCCAGATCCGCACCGGATTGCATCGACTGGGTGAACTGCCCTCATCAACATCGCTTCTCGAACTGCTAATCGCTATTGCCCGAGCTCCTGTTGCAGACCGACCGGGTCTCACCCAATGGATTGCTCGCGAGTGCAAGCTCAGTGTTGATCCTTGGGGCGATGAGGACGGACTGCTCCTGGTTGATCACGACAGAACCGTTCTGCGTGCCCTGGGTGCGCCAGCCTGCCGTCGGGTCAGTGATGCGGTTGAGTGGTTTGAGGGGCAAGCGCAACGGCTGTTGCAACGGTTGTTGGGTCTAGAGCTCGAAGCTTCAGGCGATGCTTCGTTCGCGCTGGCTGATCCGCTGATCCGCGTTTTCGAGGGACCATCGCTTCCTGCACCGCTTGAGTTCATCAGGACGGACCTTTGGCCTCGACTTCAGCACTGTGGGACGCGGGAACGAGATGCCTTACTGGCGGGGATTTCAGGGCGACGCGTATCGAGCGGTCCGTCCGGAGCACCCACCCGGGGACGGGATGACGTGCTTCCAACAGGACGTAACTTCTACTCCGTTGATCTGCGTGGACTGCCCACGGAGGCAGCCTGGGATCTTGGTCGGCGCAGTGCCGAACAGCTGGTGGAGCTCTACGAGCTGGAGCACGGTGAACCGTTACGCCACCTTGCCTTGTCGGTGTGGGGGACAGCGACCATGCGTAATGGTGGGGAAGACATCGCCCAGATGTTCGCCTTGCTCGGCGTCCGCCCTGTCTGGGACGGCCCGACCCGACGGATGGTGGATCTCGAGCTGATACCTCTCACCTTGCTTGAACGGCCGCGGGTGGATGTGACTCTGCGCATGTCCGGTTTGTTTCGGGATGCCTTTCCCCAGCTTCTGGGCTGGGTGAATCGTGCGCTCACCCTGGTTGCTGGACTGAATGAGCCGGACTCGGAGAATCCTCTGGCTCATCTCACCCGATCGGAAGGACCACAGTCCAGGCTGTTCGGTTCAGCACCGGGAGCCTATGGAGCCGGTCTTCAGGCCCTGATCGATTCAGGTCAGTGGGAGCGGCGGTCTGACCTGGGCGAGGCTTATCTCGCCTGGAGCTCCTGGCGTTACGACGGCGATGCCGTGGGCCATGCGGACCGAATTGGTCTTGAACAGGCTCTTCGCTCGGTGCAGGTGGTGATCCACAACCAGGACAACCGTGAACACGACCTCCTGGATTCCGACGATTACTACCAGTTCCAGGGAGGTCTGGCCGCCGCTGTCGAGCAGGCCGGTGGTCAGACACCCAGCCTTCTGTTCGCAGATCACTCTCGTCGCGAACGTCTGCGCATCCATGGCCTTGAACGGGAGATCGACAAGGTTGTCCGCAGTCGTCTGCTCAACCCCCGTTGGATCGAGGGGATGCAACGGCATGGGTATAAAGGGGCCTTCGAAATGGCTGCCAGCCTCGACTATCTCTTTGCCTACGACGCCACAACAGGAGCTGTTCCCGATTGGTGCTACGCCCAAATTGCGGAACATTGGCTGCTGGATGACGACGTTCAGGCGTTTTTGCAGAGAGTGAATCCCTGGGCTCTACGGGACATGGCTGAACGGCTGCTCGAGGCATCCCATCGCAAGCTGTGGAGCAATGCAGATGATTCCCTCCTCAAAGGGATCAAAGCATTGCTTCTGGCGGCTGAACGAAGGGTCGAATGCGGTGGTGGCTTGTACGAATGA
- the coaD gene encoding pantetheine-phosphate adenylyltransferase: MKALYPGSFDPLTLGHLDLIERGASLVDELVVAVLKNPGKSPAFSLDQRLAQINAATKHLSNVSVTSFDGLTVACARAQGTRLILRGLRAMSDFEYELQIAHTNRSLDPEFETIFLTTAAHYSFLSSSVVKEVARFGGAVDHMVPREVAEDLERFFNSAFIPPSR, encoded by the coding sequence ATGAAAGCGCTGTATCCAGGCAGCTTCGACCCTCTCACCCTCGGGCATCTCGATCTCATTGAGAGGGGTGCTTCTCTAGTGGATGAACTGGTCGTTGCTGTTCTGAAGAACCCTGGCAAGTCGCCAGCGTTTTCCCTTGATCAGCGTCTTGCTCAGATCAACGCTGCCACGAAGCACCTCAGCAATGTGTCCGTGACCAGTTTTGACGGGTTGACCGTGGCCTGTGCCAGAGCACAGGGAACTCGCCTGATCCTGCGTGGACTCAGGGCAATGAGCGATTTCGAATACGAGCTGCAGATTGCACACACGAATCGATCGCTCGATCCGGAATTTGAAACCATATTTCTCACGACGGCAGCCCACTACAGCTTTCTCAGCAGCTCAGTCGTGAAAGAAGTGGCCCGTTTCGGTGGTGCAGTTGACCACATGGTACCCAGAGAGGTGGCGGAAGACCTCGAGAGGTTCTTTAATTCGGCTTTCATACCCCCTTCACGATGA
- a CDS encoding PHP domain-containing protein — MPAEQHPLRAVLETVGPLSCPDELNFHCHTICSDGSLRPEDLIQQASSHGLRHLAVTDHHSSAAYLPMQSWLEAQTELDHPAPTLWTGMEISCTLRGCLVHVLALGFEPRHRALAVYNHGDAAVGEALRADTVVKAIHEAGGLAVLAHPARYRLGFRDLINAAADLGIDGGEAWYDYDMQTQWQWTPMVCEQIDDQLKNLGLLRTCGTDSHGVDLRGR, encoded by the coding sequence ATGCCAGCTGAGCAGCATCCTCTCCGCGCGGTCTTAGAGACAGTCGGCCCTTTGAGCTGTCCTGACGAGCTCAATTTTCACTGTCACACCATCTGCAGTGATGGGAGTCTTCGACCAGAGGATTTGATCCAACAAGCGAGCAGTCATGGACTGCGTCACCTCGCAGTGACAGATCACCATTCCTCTGCTGCCTACCTGCCCATGCAGAGTTGGCTAGAGGCCCAAACAGAGCTGGACCATCCAGCACCAACGCTCTGGACTGGAATGGAAATCAGCTGCACTCTGCGCGGTTGCTTGGTGCACGTCCTGGCCCTCGGCTTCGAGCCGAGGCATCGAGCTCTGGCGGTTTATAACCACGGGGATGCAGCCGTCGGTGAAGCGTTGCGTGCCGACACCGTTGTTAAAGCGATTCACGAGGCTGGTGGACTGGCCGTATTGGCTCATCCAGCGCGTTACAGGCTGGGATTCCGTGACCTGATCAATGCCGCTGCCGATCTGGGAATCGATGGTGGCGAAGCCTGGTACGACTACGACATGCAAACGCAGTGGCAGTGGACTCCGATGGTCTGTGAACAGATCGATGATCAGTTGAAGAACCTTGGCCTTTTGCGTACGTGTGGAACCGACAGCCACGGAGTTGACCTAAGAGGTCGCTAA
- a CDS encoding DUF4330 domain-containing protein, with protein MGIKDRFRSLSVVDTAAALVAMVAVAGVLWSPKLSNTVARATGSVKPVLVSVDVRNSRAADPERLIKEALGNGSTNLIIRNQPAGSAELIRVDDIRRKLVAVQPDGQVVFADDPNQQIQGIIDARFILRSNATITPSGVVVAGTKLKVGTPVELDGRLYRLNGIVSGIDLQ; from the coding sequence ATGGGCATCAAGGATCGTTTCCGCTCCCTGTCGGTCGTTGATACCGCTGCCGCTCTTGTGGCGATGGTCGCAGTTGCTGGCGTGCTCTGGAGCCCGAAGCTCAGCAACACGGTTGCCAGGGCGACAGGATCCGTGAAACCGGTGTTGGTGAGTGTTGATGTCCGCAATTCGAGAGCTGCAGACCCTGAACGTCTGATCAAGGAAGCTCTTGGAAACGGAAGCACCAATCTGATCATTCGCAACCAACCAGCTGGCAGCGCTGAACTTATCCGTGTGGATGACATCCGCAGGAAACTCGTGGCTGTGCAACCCGATGGTCAAGTGGTTTTTGCTGATGATCCCAATCAGCAGATTCAAGGCATCATCGATGCCCGATTCATCCTGCGAAGCAATGCCACCATCACTCCTTCAGGAGTTGTTGTTGCAGGGACCAAACTCAAAGTCGGCACTCCTGTCGAACTGGATGGCCGCCTTTATCGGCTGAATGGGATCGTCAGCGGGATTGACTTGCAATGA
- the uvrC gene encoding excinuclease ABC subunit UvrC — translation MPTLIEQPDRLEQRLKEIPSEPGCYLMRDGEDRLLYVGKSKSLRSRVRSYFRSRHDLSPRIRLMVRQICEIEFIVTDSEAEALALESNLIKNQQPHFNVLLKDDKKYPYLCITWSEPYPRIFITRRRRFRSPLDRFYGPYVDVGLLRRTLFLVKRVFPLRQRPRPLHADRTCLNYSIGRCPGVCQEKISSEDYHRTLRKVAMVFQGRSDELQMLLHQQMERYSERMDYESAAKIRDQLQGLDQLTADQKMSLPDASVSRDVIAMAGDDRLAAVQLFQMRAGKLVGRLGYLADASNQPSGLTLQKVIEEHYSQVDSVEIPPELLVQHQLPQQPLIEEWLSEQRERKVQIHCPKQRQKADLIELVQRNADYELQRAKQGQEQQALATEDLAQLLELPIPPRRIEGYDISHIQGSDAVASQVVFIDGLPARQHYRKYKIRSSSIRAGHSDDFMAMAEIMRRRFRRWALAKKEGVDVGALRQKGGSALQTDGLNDWPDVVMIDGGKGQLSAVMEALRELDLHEDLTICSLAKQREEVFLPGETQPLESDMDQLGVALLRRLRDEAHRFAVSFHRQQRGERMKRSRLSDIPGVGPKRVKDLLAHFHSIDAIQLASVETLVKAPGVGLALARDIRCFFHPEEDTQQDGAVQVSESIS, via the coding sequence ATGCCTACCCTGATCGAACAACCGGATCGGCTCGAACAGCGCCTGAAGGAGATCCCCTCTGAACCCGGCTGCTATCTGATGCGGGATGGTGAGGACCGACTTCTCTACGTAGGGAAGTCCAAGAGCTTGCGCAGTCGCGTACGCAGCTATTTCCGCAGCAGACACGACCTCAGCCCTCGAATCAGGCTGATGGTGCGTCAGATCTGTGAGATTGAATTCATCGTGACCGACAGCGAGGCCGAGGCCCTGGCTCTCGAGTCGAACTTGATCAAGAACCAACAGCCGCATTTCAATGTGCTGCTCAAAGACGACAAGAAATATCCCTACCTATGCATCACCTGGAGTGAACCCTATCCGCGCATTTTCATCACTCGACGCCGCCGCTTTCGCAGCCCGCTCGATCGCTTCTACGGCCCTTACGTGGATGTGGGTCTACTCAGACGAACTCTCTTTCTTGTGAAGCGAGTGTTCCCGCTGCGGCAACGGCCCCGACCTCTTCATGCCGACAGGACCTGCCTGAATTACAGCATTGGTCGTTGCCCTGGGGTCTGTCAGGAAAAAATCAGCTCTGAGGACTACCACCGGACGCTGCGCAAGGTGGCGATGGTGTTTCAAGGGCGCAGTGATGAATTGCAGATGTTGCTCCATCAGCAGATGGAGCGCTATTCGGAACGGATGGATTACGAATCTGCAGCAAAGATCAGGGATCAGCTGCAGGGTTTGGATCAACTAACCGCTGATCAGAAGATGAGCCTGCCTGACGCCTCGGTGAGTCGCGATGTGATCGCTATGGCCGGTGATGATCGTTTGGCAGCAGTGCAGTTGTTCCAGATGCGGGCTGGCAAGCTTGTCGGTCGCCTGGGCTATCTCGCGGACGCATCCAACCAACCGTCTGGACTGACGCTGCAGAAAGTGATCGAAGAGCACTACAGCCAGGTGGATTCCGTTGAAATTCCTCCCGAACTGCTAGTTCAGCATCAGCTGCCGCAGCAGCCACTGATTGAAGAATGGCTTTCTGAGCAACGGGAACGCAAGGTTCAGATTCACTGTCCGAAGCAGCGCCAGAAGGCTGATCTGATTGAGCTTGTTCAGCGCAATGCTGACTACGAACTGCAGCGCGCCAAACAAGGACAAGAACAGCAGGCTTTGGCAACGGAGGATCTGGCCCAGCTGCTCGAGCTGCCCATACCGCCGCGACGAATCGAGGGCTACGACATCAGTCATATCCAGGGGAGCGATGCCGTTGCGTCCCAGGTTGTGTTTATTGATGGCCTGCCTGCCAGGCAGCATTACCGCAAATACAAGATTCGCAGCAGCAGCATCCGAGCTGGTCACAGCGATGATTTCATGGCCATGGCAGAGATCATGCGCAGGCGCTTCCGGCGATGGGCCCTGGCCAAGAAAGAGGGTGTGGATGTCGGAGCACTGCGACAGAAAGGTGGCAGTGCTTTGCAGACCGATGGACTGAACGACTGGCCTGATGTGGTGATGATCGATGGTGGAAAAGGTCAGTTATCGGCAGTGATGGAAGCGTTACGGGAACTTGATCTGCACGAAGACCTCACCATCTGCTCTCTTGCCAAACAAAGGGAAGAGGTGTTTCTACCGGGGGAGACTCAGCCCCTCGAAAGTGATATGGACCAGCTGGGCGTTGCCCTGCTGCGCAGACTCCGCGATGAAGCCCACCGTTTTGCCGTCAGCTTTCATCGTCAGCAGCGTGGGGAACGCATGAAACGGTCGCGTCTATCAGATATCCCAGGAGTGGGACCGAAGCGGGTGAAAGACCTGCTTGCGCATTTTCATTCGATCGATGCCATTCAATTGGCCTCTGTTGAGACCCTCGTCAAAGCCCCAGGTGTGGGGCTCGCTCTAGCGCGCGATATTCGCTGTTTCTTTCACCCTGAGGAGGACACACAGCAGGATGGTGCGGTTCAAGTCTCGGAGTCGATCAGCTGA
- the hemJ gene encoding protoporphyrinogen oxidase HemJ, producing MTLPPEAYLWFKTLHIVGVVVWFAGLFYLVRLFIYHVEADEMDPDLSLAFKSQYGLMEKRLANIITTPGMIVAVTMAIGLLVAQPTWLQQGWMHVKLAFVAALLVYHWFCYRLMGQLQAGHCQWSGKQLRALNELPTLLLVIVVMLVVFKSQFPTSAATWFIVGLVVFMAASIQFYARWRRLKAESIAAESGHAS from the coding sequence ATGACGCTTCCTCCCGAGGCCTATCTCTGGTTCAAGACCCTTCACATCGTTGGTGTCGTGGTCTGGTTTGCAGGCCTCTTCTATCTCGTGCGTCTCTTCATCTATCACGTGGAGGCCGATGAGATGGATCCAGACCTGAGCTTGGCCTTCAAAAGCCAGTACGGGCTGATGGAAAAGCGACTGGCGAACATCATCACAACCCCGGGGATGATCGTGGCGGTCACGATGGCGATCGGATTGCTGGTGGCTCAACCGACCTGGCTGCAACAGGGTTGGATGCACGTCAAGCTTGCGTTCGTTGCCGCTTTGCTTGTTTATCACTGGTTCTGTTACCGGCTGATGGGACAACTCCAGGCAGGTCACTGTCAGTGGAGCGGAAAACAGTTACGCGCCCTGAATGAACTGCCAACGCTGCTTTTGGTGATCGTGGTGATGCTTGTGGTCTTCAAATCACAATTCCCAACCAGTGCAGCCACCTGGTTCATCGTGGGTCTGGTGGTCTTCATGGCTGCTTCCATTCAGTTCTATGCCCGGTGGCGCCGGCTGAAAGCTGAATCCATCGCTGCGGAGTCTGGTCATGCCAGCTGA
- the dacB gene encoding D-alanyl-D-alanine carboxypeptidase/D-alanyl-D-alanine-endopeptidase, whose translation MKTPIIPVLLLLGTLQEGVRAEIIPLISPPPPETQQPLPELQEPRSCPSLQTAIQANLGSESRVWSVTVLNSDGDVLGDINGSVARIPASNQKLISTAYALDRLGPDFRLKTRLIQRPDGSMELNGEGDPDLSIAGLQRFALAALRQGGSRGVTSGPVNLMVREEPRRNWWPSDWHPADRGYAYGAPITRLALTSNAVGGAVSDPYNRLQRLFQKEVQRRGGAVRIQQVQPLSMAEISDLGDREEMVVLHEETSAPMHALLSLANTESHNFTAEVLMRQAADLWDVKAASRATERWMWEQGLPIQGLRVADGSGLSRNNRVTSQTVAALLMRMDQHPYAAYYQASMAIAGRRGTLRNLYRGTPIDGRFRGKTGTISGVRSISGILQTADGPRYVSMISNGSVRPNTVIGQILRSVLKLSPCPSSASSALKNGVPG comes from the coding sequence ATGAAGACACCAATCATTCCTGTCCTTCTCTTGCTGGGAACACTCCAGGAAGGGGTCAGAGCTGAAATCATCCCCTTGATTTCGCCTCCTCCTCCAGAGACACAACAACCACTCCCTGAGCTGCAGGAACCCCGCTCCTGCCCATCGCTTCAGACGGCTATTCAGGCCAATCTCGGTTCCGAATCAAGAGTCTGGTCAGTCACAGTTCTGAATAGTGATGGGGATGTACTGGGGGATATCAATGGTTCGGTCGCCCGTATTCCTGCTTCCAATCAGAAGCTGATCAGTACTGCCTACGCCCTCGATCGTCTCGGACCGGATTTCCGACTGAAGACGCGCCTGATTCAGCGACCGGATGGCTCTATGGAACTGAATGGAGAGGGTGATCCCGATCTCAGTATTGCCGGGCTGCAGCGCTTTGCTCTCGCTGCTCTTCGTCAAGGTGGATCTCGAGGGGTGACGTCAGGACCTGTCAATCTCATGGTGCGTGAGGAACCACGTCGCAACTGGTGGCCGAGTGACTGGCATCCGGCGGACCGTGGCTATGCCTACGGGGCACCTATCACGCGACTTGCTCTCACCAGCAACGCTGTTGGCGGTGCCGTCAGTGATCCCTACAACCGACTGCAGCGTTTGTTTCAGAAAGAGGTGCAACGGCGGGGCGGAGCAGTGCGCATTCAGCAGGTCCAACCTCTGAGCATGGCTGAGATCTCTGATTTGGGGGATCGGGAGGAAATGGTGGTTCTGCATGAAGAGACTTCAGCCCCCATGCATGCTCTGCTCAGTCTCGCCAACACTGAGAGCCATAACTTCACAGCAGAGGTGTTGATGCGTCAGGCGGCCGACTTGTGGGACGTGAAGGCTGCATCCAGAGCGACAGAGCGCTGGATGTGGGAACAGGGTCTTCCCATCCAAGGACTGAGGGTTGCTGATGGAAGCGGGCTGTCCAGGAACAACAGGGTGACCAGCCAGACCGTTGCCGCTCTGCTGATGCGTATGGATCAGCATCCCTATGCCGCTTATTACCAAGCATCCATGGCCATTGCTGGTCGCCGGGGAACGCTCAGAAATCTCTACAGAGGAACTCCAATCGATGGACGCTTTCGCGGCAAAACCGGAACAATCAGCGGGGTTCGCAGCATTTCAGGAATTCTGCAAACCGCTGATGGACCACGCTACGTGAGCATGATTTCCAACGGTTCCGTTCGGCCGAACACGGTGATCGGCCAAATTCTGCGTTCTGTACTGAAACTCAGCCCGTGCCCTTCATCTGCCTCATCCGCGCTGAAGAACGGCGTGCCCGGCTGA
- a CDS encoding cryptochrome/photolyase family protein, with amino-acid sequence MEIALVYPHQLFADHPAITKGRPVALIEDPLLFGTDPHWPIRVHRQRLLLHRATMTVYAETLRHRGYTVFYRRHHEASTTEDHLQALRSSGFVSYHLADPLDDLLEKRLRRFVDRTGGELRILASPMFLTPASMVEEHFASGRKPFMAKFYEQQRRRMGLLLEDDGGPLGGHWSFDADNRKKLPKGISVPAEPSHRNGAEVEQARKELESEALPFIGSWEAFSYPIRHEDADRWLQTFLEYRLRDFGAYEDAISTQHRVMWHSVLTPMLNIGLLTPQQILDRTLERAADGDIPLNSLEGFIRQIVGWREFMAVMYRRHGVAMRNSNFWKFEDRPIPDAFYTATTGLPPIDDAIGHALSSGYCHHIERLMLLGNVMLLCGFHPQRVYQWFMELFVDAYDWVMVPNVFGMSQFADGGLFTTKPYLSGSNYVRKMSDYKKGAWCDVWDGLFWSFIKRHEDFFRKQYRLAMMARNLDRMDPETLLAHQRCASEFLDGLA; translated from the coding sequence ATGGAGATCGCTCTTGTTTATCCCCATCAGTTGTTCGCGGACCATCCGGCGATCACCAAAGGTCGTCCCGTAGCCCTGATCGAAGACCCGCTCCTTTTCGGCACCGATCCTCACTGGCCGATCCGGGTTCATAGGCAACGTCTTCTGCTGCACAGAGCCACGATGACGGTCTATGCCGAGACATTGCGACATCGGGGTTACACAGTTTTCTACCGCCGACATCACGAAGCGAGCACAACCGAGGATCACCTTCAAGCTCTTCGTTCATCAGGGTTCGTCAGTTACCACCTTGCTGATCCGCTCGACGATTTGCTCGAGAAGCGCCTGCGTCGGTTCGTGGATCGCACGGGGGGAGAGCTACGGATCCTGGCCTCACCGATGTTCCTCACACCAGCGTCGATGGTTGAGGAGCACTTCGCCAGCGGACGCAAACCCTTCATGGCCAAGTTCTACGAGCAACAGCGCCGGCGGATGGGCTTGCTTCTAGAAGACGACGGAGGACCGCTCGGTGGCCATTGGAGTTTCGATGCCGACAATCGCAAGAAGCTTCCGAAAGGGATCAGCGTTCCAGCTGAACCCTCGCACCGCAACGGTGCCGAAGTCGAACAAGCCCGCAAAGAACTCGAGTCTGAGGCGCTGCCCTTCATCGGCAGCTGGGAGGCCTTCAGCTACCCAATTCGGCATGAGGACGCGGATCGGTGGCTGCAAACGTTTCTCGAGTATCGCCTGCGGGATTTCGGTGCGTATGAGGATGCAATCAGCACCCAGCATCGGGTGATGTGGCACAGCGTGCTCACACCCATGCTGAACATCGGCCTTCTAACGCCGCAGCAGATTCTGGATCGCACATTGGAACGAGCTGCGGACGGTGACATTCCCCTCAATTCCCTGGAGGGATTCATCCGTCAGATCGTGGGATGGAGGGAATTCATGGCCGTGATGTATCGCAGGCATGGTGTGGCCATGCGCAACAGCAATTTCTGGAAGTTTGAGGACAGACCAATCCCAGATGCTTTCTACACCGCGACAACGGGACTCCCTCCAATTGATGACGCCATCGGCCACGCCCTGAGCAGTGGCTACTGCCATCACATCGAACGGTTGATGCTGCTTGGAAACGTCATGCTTCTCTGCGGCTTTCACCCCCAACGGGTGTACCAATGGTTCATGGAGCTGTTTGTGGACGCCTACGACTGGGTGATGGTTCCCAACGTCTTCGGGATGAGCCAATTCGCTGACGGAGGACTCTTCACCACCAAGCCCTATCTCTCAGGCTCGAATTATGTCCGCAAGATGTCCGACTACAAGAAGGGTGCCTGGTGTGACGTCTGGGACGGACTGTTCTGGAGTTTCATCAAGCGCCACGAAGACTTTTTCCGAAAGCAATACCGACTGGCGATGATGGCAAGGAACCTTGATCGCATGGATCCAGAAACTCTCCTGGCTCACCAGCGATGCGCGTCCGAGTTTCTTGACGGGCTGGCCTGA